The Deinococcus ruber genome window below encodes:
- a CDS encoding HepT-like ribonuclease domain-containing protein produces MPNADTLPPDPPRLFEQPRLQDVSRYLKAHEAEWRALGVSRVRVFGSVARGEAHEASDVDLLVDLAAGSDLLALVRATWLFESLLGRRTDVVTEAALHPMLRAGVLADAVDILDDTSPPAPHDLPRKRWRWRVQALLALLEHSQKLLEGLDFAAFQANTAVQDSVLLTLLRLGEGTKFVPQPIQDAHPDVPWNELRSVRNLIAHDYFGLDLGLIWQTLSVTLPTLYGPLRAVQDDPALTDSIPTPEAP; encoded by the coding sequence GTGCCCAACGCCGACACCTTGCCGCCCGATCCGCCCAGATTGTTCGAGCAGCCACGCCTTCAGGACGTAAGCCGCTACCTGAAAGCTCATGAGGCCGAGTGGCGAGCGCTGGGTGTCTCGCGGGTGCGGGTCTTCGGATCGGTGGCGCGGGGCGAAGCGCACGAGGCGTCGGATGTCGATCTGCTGGTAGATCTCGCGGCAGGCAGCGACCTGCTGGCGCTGGTGCGGGCGACCTGGCTGTTCGAGAGCCTGCTGGGCCGCCGCACCGACGTCGTGACCGAGGCCGCCCTGCATCCCATGCTGCGGGCAGGCGTCCTGGCAGACGCGGTGGATATTCTGGACGACACGTCCCCGCCCGCCCCCCACGATCTGCCGCGCAAACGCTGGCGCTGGCGGGTACAGGCGCTGCTGGCCCTGCTGGAACACAGTCAGAAACTTCTGGAAGGGCTGGACTTCGCCGCGTTTCAGGCCAATACAGCGGTACAGGACAGCGTGCTGCTGACGCTGCTGCGACTGGGTGAGGGCACCAAATTTGTGCCGCAGCCCATCCAGGACGCGCACCCCGACGTTCCCTGGAACGAACTGCGCTCGGTTCGCAACCTGATCGCCCACGATTATTTCGGTCTGGATCTCGGCCTGATCTGGCAGACGCTGAGCGTGACCCTGCCGACGCTGTACGGGCCGCTGCGGGCCGTGCAGGACGACCCGGCCCTCACCGACTCCATCCCCACCCCGGAGGCACCATGA
- a CDS encoding RidA family protein yields MRKNIAGTSPWEAVVGYSRAVRVGPVVQVAGTTATSEGVVLHPGDVAGQTRAALAIIEGALREAGAELRHVIRTRLYVTDISQWEAIGRVHGEVFGSIRPACSMVQVAALIDPAHLVEIEAEAYVWDDAAEGISGE; encoded by the coding sequence ATGCGGAAAAACATCGCGGGCACGTCGCCCTGGGAAGCTGTGGTCGGGTATTCGCGGGCGGTGCGGGTGGGGCCGGTGGTGCAGGTGGCCGGAACCACTGCCACGTCGGAAGGCGTGGTTCTGCATCCCGGTGACGTGGCAGGACAGACTCGCGCCGCGCTCGCCATCATCGAAGGGGCGCTGCGGGAAGCTGGGGCCGAGCTGCGCCACGTGATCCGCACCCGCCTGTATGTCACCGATATTTCCCAGTGGGAAGCCATCGGGCGCGTGCACGGCGAGGTGTTCGGCAGCATTCGCCCGGCGTGCAGCATGGTGCAGGTGGCGGCGCTGATCGACCCGGCCCACCTCGTCGAAATCGAGGCCGAAGCCTACGTGTGGGACGATGCCGCAGAAGGCATTTCGGGTGAATAG
- a CDS encoding ABC transporter ATP-binding protein, with translation MLQVEELSKSYGKFRALHGVTFSAQAGEVFGLLGPNGAGKTTLLRILATLLHADSGTCTVAGHDVEREPEVVRRSIGVVNGGMGLYDRLTGREILRYFAGLYGLSRAQADARIETLDASLDLSGTLDTRAAGFSTGMKQKIVIARAVIHDPPVLFLDEAASGLDVMARRALLDFVLAYRREGRLVVYSTHVMSEVEEVCDRAAVLERGELLTVDTVPGILAQTGEPSLERAFFRMLQVRAEQRGARA, from the coding sequence ATGCTACAGGTCGAAGAGCTGAGCAAGTCGTATGGCAAGTTTCGGGCGCTGCACGGCGTCACGTTTTCGGCGCAGGCAGGCGAGGTATTCGGACTGCTCGGCCCCAACGGTGCGGGCAAAACAACCCTGCTGCGAATTCTGGCGACGCTGCTGCATGCCGACAGCGGCACCTGCACGGTGGCGGGTCACGATGTCGAGCGCGAACCGGAGGTGGTGCGGCGCAGCATCGGCGTCGTGAACGGCGGCATGGGCCTGTATGACCGCCTGACGGGGCGCGAGATTCTGCGGTATTTCGCGGGGCTGTACGGACTGAGCCGGGCGCAGGCCGACGCCCGCATCGAAACGCTCGATGCCAGCCTCGATCTGTCGGGCACGCTCGATACCCGCGCCGCCGGATTCAGCACCGGGATGAAGCAGAAGATCGTGATCGCCCGCGCCGTCATTCACGATCCGCCCGTGCTGTTTCTGGATGAAGCGGCGTCGGGGCTGGACGTGATGGCGCGGCGGGCGCTGCTCGATTTCGTGCTGGCGTACCGCCGCGAGGGGAGACTGGTGGTGTACAGCACCCACGTCATGAGCGAGGTGGAAGAGGTGTGTGACCGCGCCGCCGTGCTGGAGCGTGGCGAACTGCTGACCGTCGATACCGTGCCGGGCATTCTGGCCCAGACCGGAGAACCCAGCCTGGAACGGGCTTTTTTCCGCATGCTTCAGGTCAGGGCCGAGCAGCGGGGGGCACGCGCATGA
- a CDS encoding DUF3291 domain-containing protein, with protein MTTSPTPWQLAQVNIAELKVPISHPDVQDFVDGLAPINAQAEASSGFVWRLQDEAGDATQIAYDPNPLLIVNLSVWESADALKAFTYSPEHLAYVRRRREWFSRLAAPHFCMWWIPADHRPTPAEARQRLHLLKTHGPSAAAFTFSTLYSPEMPSAASSHT; from the coding sequence ATGACGACATCACCGACACCCTGGCAGCTGGCACAGGTCAACATCGCTGAACTGAAGGTGCCCATCAGTCACCCCGACGTGCAGGACTTCGTGGACGGACTGGCCCCCATCAATGCCCAGGCCGAGGCCAGCAGCGGCTTCGTCTGGAGGCTTCAGGACGAGGCGGGCGACGCCACCCAGATCGCCTACGACCCCAACCCACTGCTGATCGTGAATCTGAGCGTGTGGGAGAGCGCCGACGCCCTGAAGGCCTTTACCTATAGCCCGGAGCATCTGGCGTATGTGCGCCGCCGCCGCGAGTGGTTTTCCCGGCTCGCTGCGCCGCACTTCTGCATGTGGTGGATTCCGGCAGACCACCGCCCCACCCCCGCCGAGGCCCGCCAGCGGCTGCACCTGCTGAAAACGCACGGCCCCAGCGCCGCCGCCTTCACGTTTTCCACGCTCTATTCACCCGAAATGCCTTCTGCGGCATCGTCCCACACGTAG
- a CDS encoding helix-turn-helix transcriptional regulator, whose protein sequence is MNNRIKVLRAEVGWTQADLAERLDVSRQTINALETGKYDPSLPLAFRLARLFGKAIEEIFLPAEGEV, encoded by the coding sequence TTGAACAACCGCATCAAAGTTCTGAGGGCCGAGGTGGGCTGGACACAGGCCGACCTGGCTGAGCGGCTGGACGTGTCGCGGCAGACCATCAACGCGCTGGAAACCGGAAAATATGATCCGAGTCTGCCACTGGCCTTCCGGCTTGCCAGGCTGTTCGGCAAGGCCATCGAGGAAATTTTTCTGCCCGCAGAAGGAGAGGTCTGA